The following coding sequences are from one Scylla paramamosain isolate STU-SP2022 chromosome 21, ASM3559412v1, whole genome shotgun sequence window:
- the LOC135111225 gene encoding TATA element modulatory factor-like isoform X1 has translation MSWFDAAGLTSLAKSALKEAQRTIDKALDIEENEENILPPTTLPVMPSAQPSKGLQEKLKDESESFFASFGLDKKKSPLTPVNSPVDSSEGKPATKDGGKAPAHIVGSLWGSFTGSFFENSEVPKETLQHDDGVAASSDSPSKKSIVATQPPRSSASLPSLQLANSPVSTQPRTATLQECATQAKVSQQQEKADKGQGTAESSEDRSRDVEGEWGWGWESGLMVSSDHQHHLEGTFNTAVGEIEEREDSLVDDTIDEEGFAKSRLVVGSVESDAGGFVRQESQGSLSGRSVDLDVPVAISEDVFQEEGHIPATSCFEIEPDNSDSVVSYVEEYTDARTTSTTTIATTATVSCANSEVNTPESIVVLTSESNSPDDGEAAACASSATAAEKMKHAVTCVPLKPSPISSPDSIEVLGSSSLLTSPSSIEVLTDVSSSDSSPSHLDSCNNTLVQDLSPPPGIVNVQPTLHKIIDNDAHILVETSAEQNQCHQKAKAIEGDKTNQINKEESLPTDSVHKLDLRSVSLQDTGNTSDTTAPPTTLSLSLCKGQESSNLASASLTALVDSAPSRPARQIATVHDAETSTACHATQTDGLPTTEEHTVVEEGDITIPPATALDVSVESGGSSDTITASIDSTQMVWSVSRGVEPESMERPADSDMHESSTSGSGGSVVRCLLEEAMGDEEAVSGASSSSPPEREHSPSSSERSEALKVGSGHTSGHSSGDEVETTTSSDIEVISSPSLDGSTAVSRGTSAATSRVWATAQRGLRSFLNDRSESSASDSSSNHKKTNSERVETVPSSMTTSFTSISESEGEMFNLGPASLIIDPASITQVLQGQSHFVKGHRRNQSNFSETSESSSENHSSEVDKLIKKVAQLTEVLEARETKVLELSQVNAALQDTNLRLKAHVEDLEGGSGMEATESLREEFTQRLVTMERKFQQALREKENTKKLLEEARAEAATRLSSAEVARYQEERDTVIRELREEGEKLSKQQLNYSNIIKKLRSKEKENETTIKTQKDKLEEQSRDLERLRKQLSAKEDMERRQIDAVCQLNTTNQRLEQAVKDVAAENAELEGKMTVLKSALDTAYREMAELKREVAACDAQAQEQVLSAEVGVQRRLEATLAEAQEQARREQVALMAQVVELQEALSQCESQANRKERQLRADNAELQQRVAEAEARAEEMSGAVSAATRPLLRQMENLQATHSSQQASWESLETSLTQRLNETLTAAAASTEKERAMREQYAELAANTAALQTQVTNLRAENARLSSELNITTTKLESLSESRVKENIQIEALKTSFAEEIAEVKRERDSLEQQLEMEKTAVAAEKKKDHCTSGTIERQGAQAGTIDSQRHCREPCQHPQILSNPFPFTALHHRLPLRVLYWISVGAGGSF, from the exons ATGAGCTGGTTTGATGCAGCCGGCCTCACCTCCCTCGCCAAGTCTGCCCTGAAGGAAGCACAGCGCACCATTGACAAGGCTCTCGACatagaggagaatgaagaaaacattCTGCCACCCACAACGCTCCCTGTGATGCCCTCAGCACAACCTTCCAAAG GACTCCAGGAAAAGCTGAAGGATGAATCAGAGAGTTTCTTTGCCTCATTTGGACTGGACAAGAAAAAATCTCCTTTGACACCTGTTAACTCACCTGTCGACTCATCAGAAGGGAAACCAGCAACGAAAG ATGGAGGGAAGGCACCAGCTCACATAGTCGGCAGCCTTTGGGGTTCTTTCACCGGCTCCTTCTTTGAGAACTCCGAGGTACCCAAGGAGACTCTGCAAC atgatgatggtgttgcaGCCTCCTCAGACAGCCCTAGTAAGAAGTCCATTGTGGCCACGCAGCCTCCTCGCAGCAGTgccagcctcccctccctccagttGGCCAACAGCCCAGTGTCCACCCAGCCACGCACTGCCACCCTGCAGGAGTGTGCCACCCAAGCCAAGGTATCTCAG cagcaggagaaggcaGACAAGGGGCAAGGGACAGCAGAGAGCAGTGAGGACAGGAGCAGGGatgtggagggagagtggggctGGGGGTGGGAGAGTGGCCTCATGGTCTCTTCAGACCATCAGCACCATCTGGAAG GCACCTTTAACACAGCagtaggagaaatagaagagcgCGAGGACAGCTTAGTGGATGACACTATAGACGAAGAGGGCTTTGCCAAGAGCAGACTGGTTGTGGGCAGTGTGGAGAGTGATGCTGGAGGCTTTGTGCGGCAGGAGAGTCAGGGCTCTCTGTCTGGGAGGTCTGTTGACTTAGATGTTCCAGTGGCAATATCTGAAGATGTTTTCCAGGAAGAAGGACACATACCAGCCACATCATGCTTTGAAATAGAACCAGATAACAGTGATAGTGTTGTTAGTTATGTTGAAGAATACACTGATGCAcgaactacttctactactactattgctacaacAGCTACAGTTTCATGTGCCAACTCAGAAGTTAACACTCCAGAAAGCATAGTAGTGCTTACGTCAGAAAGCAACTCGCCCGATGATGGGGAAGCTGCTGCATGTGCGTCGTCAGCCACCGCAGCGGAGAAGATGAAGCATGCGGTCACTTGTGTTCCCTTGAAGCCCAGTCCAATCAGTTCGCCAGACTCCATTGAGGTCCTCGGCTCATCCAGCTTGCTTACGTCTCCATCATCCATTGAG GTGTTGACTGATGTATCTTCAAGCGACTCCTCACCTTCACATCTGGACTCCTGCAACAACACTCTTGTTCAGGACCTCAGCCCTCCACCAGGAATTGTCAACGTACAGCCTACCTTGCATAAAATAATTGACAATGATGCACACATTTTGGTGGAGACATCAGCTGAACAAAACCAGTGTCATCAAAAAGCTAAAGCAATAGAGGGAGACAAGactaaccaaataaataaagaagaatcaCTCCCCACTGACTCTGTACATAAACTAGACTTACGTAGTGTCAGTTTACAAGACACTGGCAACACGAGTGACACTACTGCACCACCTACAACTTTGTCACTCAGTCTTTGTAAGGGACAGGAGAGTAGCAACTTAGCTTCTGCATCTCTGACTGCTCTTGTTGACAGTGCACCTTCTAGACCTGCCCGACAAATAGCCACAGTCCATGATGCAGAGACCAGTACAGCCTGCCATGCTACCCAGACAGATGGGCTGCCTACCACAGAGGAACACACAGTAGTGGAGGAAGGGGACATCACCATACCACCTGCTACAGCTCTGGATGTGTCTGTGGAGAGTGGAGGCAGCTCAGACACTATCACTGCTTCAATAGACTCCACACAGATGGTCTG GAGCGTTTCTCGGGGAGTGGAGCCAGAGTCCATGGAGCGGCCGGCAGACAGCGACATGCATGAGAGCAGCACGAGTGGGTCTGGTGGGTCAGTGGTGCGGTGCCTGCTGGAGGAAGCCATGGGGGACGAGGAGGCTGTCAGTGGagcatcttcctcttcccctcctgagAGAGAACACTCACCCTCCTCTTCAGAAag ATCTGAGGCTTTGAAAGTTGGCTCCGGACACACGTCTGGCCACAGTTCAGGTGATGAAGTGGAAACGACCACCTCCTCCGATATTGAGGTCATCTCCAG TCCCAGTCTGGATGGCAGCACAGCAGTGTCACGGGGCACGTCGGCAGCCACCTCCCGCGTGTGGGCCACAGCACAACGGGGTCTGCGCTCCTTCCTCAATGACCGCTCAGAGTCATCTGCCTCAGACTCATCCAGCAACCACAAGAAGACAAATAGTGAGAGAG TGGAGACGGTTCCCTCATCCATGACCACCAGCTTTACCAGTATTAGTGAGTCTGAAGGGGAGATGTTTAATTTGGGCCCAGCCAGCCTGATCATTGACCCGGCCTCCATCACTCAAGTCCTGCAGGGCCAGTCCCATTTTGTTAAAG gCCATCGGCGCAATCAGTCCAACTTTTCAGAAACTAGTGAGAGTTCCTCAGAGAACCATTCCTCTGAGGTGGACAAGCTCATAAAG AAAGTGGCCCAGCTGACCGAGGTGCTTGAGGCAAGGGAGACCAAGGTGCTGGAACTGAGTCAGGTGAATGCAGCTCTTCAGGATACTAATCTGCGCCTCAAAGC tCATGTGGAGGACTTGGAGGGTGGCAGTGGAATGGAGGCAACAGAATCTTTGCGAGAGGAGTTCACCCAGCGTCTTGTCACCatggagagaaagttccagcaggcattgagggagaaagagaacactAAGAAACTGCTGgag GAAGCACGTGCAGAGGCCGCAACAAGACTGAGTTCAGCAGAGGTGGCAAGGTaccaggaggagagagacactGTGATACGGGagctgagggaggaaggagagaagctcAGTAAGCAACAGCTCAACTACTCCAACATTATCAAGAAACTGCGCagcaaggaaaaggagaatgaaaccACCATAAAGACACAGAA GGACAAGTTGGAGGAACAGTCACGCGATCTGGAGCGACTAAGGAAACAACTATCAGCCAAGGAGGACATGGAACGACGCCAGATTGATGCCGTGTGTCAGCTGAACACCACCAACCAACGACTTGAGCAGGCCGTGAAGGACGTGGCAGCTGAGAATGCTGAGCTGGAGGGCAAGATGACAGTGTTGAAGAGTGCTTTAGATACTGCCTACAG AGAAATGGCAGAGCTGAAGAGAGAAGTGGCTGCTTGTGATGCGCAGGCCCAGGAGCAGGTTCTGAGTGCAGAGGTGGGTGTGCAGCGGCGCCTGGAAGCCACACTGGCAGAGGCTCAGGAGCAGGCAAGACGAGAGCAAGTTGCCCTCATGGCCCAAGTGGTGGAGCTCCAGGAGGCCCTCAGCCAGTGTGAAAGTCAAGCCAACAG AAAAGAACGCCAACTTCGTGCAGACAATGCAGAACTCCAGCAGAGAGTGGCAGAAGCAGAGGCACGTGCAGAGGAGATGTCTGGTGCAGTGAGTGCAGCAACGCGGCCTCTCCTACGCCAGATGGAGAACTTGCAGGCAACACACTCCTCCCAGCAGGCATCTTGGGAGTCACTTGAGACCTCCCTTACACAGCGCCTCA ATGAAACACTGACAGCTGCAGCTGCAAGCACCGAAAAGGAGAGAGCAATGCGTGAACAGTACGCTGAGCTGGCAGCAAACACTGCTGCCTTGCAAACACAG GTAACTAATTTGCGTGCTGAGAATGCGAGACTGTCTTCAGAGTTAAACATCACCACAACTAAGTTGGAGTCCTTGTCAGAATCACGGGTCAA GGAGAACATCCAGATTGAGGCTTTAAAGACTTCATTTGCTGAAGAGATTGCAGAAGTGAAAAGAGAACGTGACAGTTTGGAGCAGCAGCTGGAGATGGAGAAGACAGCAGTGGcagctgaaaagaaaaaggaccatTGCACTTCAGGAACAATTGAAAGACAGGGAGCGCAAGCTGGCACAATTGACAGCCAGCGGCACTGTAGAGAGCCATGCCAGCACCCCCAGATCCTCTCCAACCCCTTCCCTTTCACGGCTCTCCATCACAGGCTCCCTCTCAGAGTCCTTTACTGGATATCAGTGGGGG CAGGAGGAAGTTTTTGA
- the LOC135111225 gene encoding TATA element modulatory factor-like isoform X3 has product MSWFDAAGLTSLAKSALKEAQRTIDKALDIEENEENILPPTTLPVMPSAQPSKGLQEKLKDESESFFASFGLDKKKSPLTPVNSPVDSSEGKPATKDGGKAPAHIVGSLWGSFTGSFFENSEVPKETLQHDDGVAASSDSPSKKSIVATQPPRSSASLPSLQLANSPVSTQPRTATLQECATQAKVSQQQEKADKGQGTAESSEDRSRDVEGEWGWGWESGLMVSSDHQHHLEGTFNTAVGEIEEREDSLVDDTIDEEGFAKSRLVVGSVESDAGGFVRQESQGSLSGRSVDLDVPVAISEDVFQEEGHIPATSCFEIEPDNSDSVVSYVEEYTDARTTSTTTIATTATVSCANSEVNTPESIVVLTSESNSPDDGEAAACASSATAAEKMKHAVTCVPLKPSPISSPDSIEVLGSSSLLTSPSSIEVLTDVSSSDSSPSHLDSCNNTLVQDLSPPPGIVNVQPTLHKIIDNDAHILVETSAEQNQCHQKAKAIEGDKTNQINKEESLPTDSVHKLDLRSVSLQDTGNTSDTTAPPTTLSLSLCKGQESSNLASASLTALVDSAPSRPARQIATVHDAETSTACHATQTDGLPTTEEHTVVEEGDITIPPATALDVSVESGGSSDTITASIDSTQMVWSVSRGVEPESMERPADSDMHESSTSGSGGSVVRCLLEEAMGDEEAVSGASSSSPPEREHSPSSSERSEALKVGSGHTSGHSSGDEVETTTSSDIEVISSPSLDGSTAVSRGTSAATSRVWATAQRGLRSFLNDRSESSASDSSSNHKKTNSERVETVPSSMTTSFTSISESEGEMFNLGPASLIIDPASITQVLQGQSHFVKGHRRNQSNFSETSESSSENHSSEVDKLIKKVAQLTEVLEARETKVLELSQVNAALQDTNLRLKAHVEDLEGGSGMEATESLREEFTQRLVTMERKFQQALREKENTKKLLEEARAEAATRLSSAEVARYQEERDTVIRELREEGEKLSKQQLNYSNIIKKLRSKEKENETTIKTQKDKLEEQSRDLERLRKQLSAKEDMERRQIDAVCQLNTTNQRLEQAVKDVAAENAELEGKMTVLKSALDTAYREMAELKREVAACDAQAQEQVLSAEVGVQRRLEATLAEAQEQARREQVALMAQVVELQEALSQCESQANRKERQLRADNAELQQRVAEAEARAEEMSGAVSAATRPLLRQMENLQATHSSQQASWESLETSLTQRLNETLTAAAASTEKERAMREQYAELAANTAALQTQVTNLRAENARLSSELNITTTKLESLSESRVKENIQIEALKTSFAEEIAEVKRERDSLEQQLEMEKTAVAAEKKKDHCTSGTIERQGAQAGTIDSQRHCREPCQHPQILSNPFPFTALHHRLPLRVLYWISVGGGSF; this is encoded by the exons ATGAGCTGGTTTGATGCAGCCGGCCTCACCTCCCTCGCCAAGTCTGCCCTGAAGGAAGCACAGCGCACCATTGACAAGGCTCTCGACatagaggagaatgaagaaaacattCTGCCACCCACAACGCTCCCTGTGATGCCCTCAGCACAACCTTCCAAAG GACTCCAGGAAAAGCTGAAGGATGAATCAGAGAGTTTCTTTGCCTCATTTGGACTGGACAAGAAAAAATCTCCTTTGACACCTGTTAACTCACCTGTCGACTCATCAGAAGGGAAACCAGCAACGAAAG ATGGAGGGAAGGCACCAGCTCACATAGTCGGCAGCCTTTGGGGTTCTTTCACCGGCTCCTTCTTTGAGAACTCCGAGGTACCCAAGGAGACTCTGCAAC atgatgatggtgttgcaGCCTCCTCAGACAGCCCTAGTAAGAAGTCCATTGTGGCCACGCAGCCTCCTCGCAGCAGTgccagcctcccctccctccagttGGCCAACAGCCCAGTGTCCACCCAGCCACGCACTGCCACCCTGCAGGAGTGTGCCACCCAAGCCAAGGTATCTCAG cagcaggagaaggcaGACAAGGGGCAAGGGACAGCAGAGAGCAGTGAGGACAGGAGCAGGGatgtggagggagagtggggctGGGGGTGGGAGAGTGGCCTCATGGTCTCTTCAGACCATCAGCACCATCTGGAAG GCACCTTTAACACAGCagtaggagaaatagaagagcgCGAGGACAGCTTAGTGGATGACACTATAGACGAAGAGGGCTTTGCCAAGAGCAGACTGGTTGTGGGCAGTGTGGAGAGTGATGCTGGAGGCTTTGTGCGGCAGGAGAGTCAGGGCTCTCTGTCTGGGAGGTCTGTTGACTTAGATGTTCCAGTGGCAATATCTGAAGATGTTTTCCAGGAAGAAGGACACATACCAGCCACATCATGCTTTGAAATAGAACCAGATAACAGTGATAGTGTTGTTAGTTATGTTGAAGAATACACTGATGCAcgaactacttctactactactattgctacaacAGCTACAGTTTCATGTGCCAACTCAGAAGTTAACACTCCAGAAAGCATAGTAGTGCTTACGTCAGAAAGCAACTCGCCCGATGATGGGGAAGCTGCTGCATGTGCGTCGTCAGCCACCGCAGCGGAGAAGATGAAGCATGCGGTCACTTGTGTTCCCTTGAAGCCCAGTCCAATCAGTTCGCCAGACTCCATTGAGGTCCTCGGCTCATCCAGCTTGCTTACGTCTCCATCATCCATTGAG GTGTTGACTGATGTATCTTCAAGCGACTCCTCACCTTCACATCTGGACTCCTGCAACAACACTCTTGTTCAGGACCTCAGCCCTCCACCAGGAATTGTCAACGTACAGCCTACCTTGCATAAAATAATTGACAATGATGCACACATTTTGGTGGAGACATCAGCTGAACAAAACCAGTGTCATCAAAAAGCTAAAGCAATAGAGGGAGACAAGactaaccaaataaataaagaagaatcaCTCCCCACTGACTCTGTACATAAACTAGACTTACGTAGTGTCAGTTTACAAGACACTGGCAACACGAGTGACACTACTGCACCACCTACAACTTTGTCACTCAGTCTTTGTAAGGGACAGGAGAGTAGCAACTTAGCTTCTGCATCTCTGACTGCTCTTGTTGACAGTGCACCTTCTAGACCTGCCCGACAAATAGCCACAGTCCATGATGCAGAGACCAGTACAGCCTGCCATGCTACCCAGACAGATGGGCTGCCTACCACAGAGGAACACACAGTAGTGGAGGAAGGGGACATCACCATACCACCTGCTACAGCTCTGGATGTGTCTGTGGAGAGTGGAGGCAGCTCAGACACTATCACTGCTTCAATAGACTCCACACAGATGGTCTG GAGCGTTTCTCGGGGAGTGGAGCCAGAGTCCATGGAGCGGCCGGCAGACAGCGACATGCATGAGAGCAGCACGAGTGGGTCTGGTGGGTCAGTGGTGCGGTGCCTGCTGGAGGAAGCCATGGGGGACGAGGAGGCTGTCAGTGGagcatcttcctcttcccctcctgagAGAGAACACTCACCCTCCTCTTCAGAAag ATCTGAGGCTTTGAAAGTTGGCTCCGGACACACGTCTGGCCACAGTTCAGGTGATGAAGTGGAAACGACCACCTCCTCCGATATTGAGGTCATCTCCAG TCCCAGTCTGGATGGCAGCACAGCAGTGTCACGGGGCACGTCGGCAGCCACCTCCCGCGTGTGGGCCACAGCACAACGGGGTCTGCGCTCCTTCCTCAATGACCGCTCAGAGTCATCTGCCTCAGACTCATCCAGCAACCACAAGAAGACAAATAGTGAGAGAG TGGAGACGGTTCCCTCATCCATGACCACCAGCTTTACCAGTATTAGTGAGTCTGAAGGGGAGATGTTTAATTTGGGCCCAGCCAGCCTGATCATTGACCCGGCCTCCATCACTCAAGTCCTGCAGGGCCAGTCCCATTTTGTTAAAG gCCATCGGCGCAATCAGTCCAACTTTTCAGAAACTAGTGAGAGTTCCTCAGAGAACCATTCCTCTGAGGTGGACAAGCTCATAAAG AAAGTGGCCCAGCTGACCGAGGTGCTTGAGGCAAGGGAGACCAAGGTGCTGGAACTGAGTCAGGTGAATGCAGCTCTTCAGGATACTAATCTGCGCCTCAAAGC tCATGTGGAGGACTTGGAGGGTGGCAGTGGAATGGAGGCAACAGAATCTTTGCGAGAGGAGTTCACCCAGCGTCTTGTCACCatggagagaaagttccagcaggcattgagggagaaagagaacactAAGAAACTGCTGgag GAAGCACGTGCAGAGGCCGCAACAAGACTGAGTTCAGCAGAGGTGGCAAGGTaccaggaggagagagacactGTGATACGGGagctgagggaggaaggagagaagctcAGTAAGCAACAGCTCAACTACTCCAACATTATCAAGAAACTGCGCagcaaggaaaaggagaatgaaaccACCATAAAGACACAGAA GGACAAGTTGGAGGAACAGTCACGCGATCTGGAGCGACTAAGGAAACAACTATCAGCCAAGGAGGACATGGAACGACGCCAGATTGATGCCGTGTGTCAGCTGAACACCACCAACCAACGACTTGAGCAGGCCGTGAAGGACGTGGCAGCTGAGAATGCTGAGCTGGAGGGCAAGATGACAGTGTTGAAGAGTGCTTTAGATACTGCCTACAG AGAAATGGCAGAGCTGAAGAGAGAAGTGGCTGCTTGTGATGCGCAGGCCCAGGAGCAGGTTCTGAGTGCAGAGGTGGGTGTGCAGCGGCGCCTGGAAGCCACACTGGCAGAGGCTCAGGAGCAGGCAAGACGAGAGCAAGTTGCCCTCATGGCCCAAGTGGTGGAGCTCCAGGAGGCCCTCAGCCAGTGTGAAAGTCAAGCCAACAG AAAAGAACGCCAACTTCGTGCAGACAATGCAGAACTCCAGCAGAGAGTGGCAGAAGCAGAGGCACGTGCAGAGGAGATGTCTGGTGCAGTGAGTGCAGCAACGCGGCCTCTCCTACGCCAGATGGAGAACTTGCAGGCAACACACTCCTCCCAGCAGGCATCTTGGGAGTCACTTGAGACCTCCCTTACACAGCGCCTCA ATGAAACACTGACAGCTGCAGCTGCAAGCACCGAAAAGGAGAGAGCAATGCGTGAACAGTACGCTGAGCTGGCAGCAAACACTGCTGCCTTGCAAACACAG GTAACTAATTTGCGTGCTGAGAATGCGAGACTGTCTTCAGAGTTAAACATCACCACAACTAAGTTGGAGTCCTTGTCAGAATCACGGGTCAA GGAGAACATCCAGATTGAGGCTTTAAAGACTTCATTTGCTGAAGAGATTGCAGAAGTGAAAAGAGAACGTGACAGTTTGGAGCAGCAGCTGGAGATGGAGAAGACAGCAGTGGcagctgaaaagaaaaaggaccatTGCACTTCAGGAACAATTGAAAGACAGGGAGCGCAAGCTGGCACAATTGACAGCCAGCGGCACTGTAGAGAGCCATGCCAGCACCCCCAGATCCTCTCCAACCCCTTCCCTTTCACGGCTCTCCATCACAGGCTCCCTCTCAGAGTCCTTTACTGGATATCAGTGGGGG GAGGAAGTTTTTGA